The Fusobacterium russii ATCC 25533 genomic interval GAACCTGTAGGACCAACTATAGCAACTATTTCTCCTGCTTTTATTGTAAGCTCTCCATAATTTTCTTTTTCACCTTTTTTATTATAACCTGCAAGTAATGTTATGTTCTCAACTTTTTCCTCTGTCACACCTAAAATATCTAAAAGATCTAGGTCATCGAAATCCATATTTAATTCTTCATTATTCATATTTTCACCTAACTATTCATCAAAATTAATTTTTCTAATATTCCCTAACTGATAAGTATTCCCTATTCTAGTTTCTCCTAAGCAATATGAGCATACTGCTGAAGGAAGAGGAAATCTCAATTTTCTTTCCATAACTGTATCTATCTCTTCATTCTCATCCATTATTAAGCTTGCAAATTCATAAGTTCCTTGACCTGTTAAACCATTTATATGAATGATTGCCGCTTTAGGATTAACTGCCTGTACTCTTGAGGCAAATACTTCTCTTTCAGCTTGAGAAACTATATCTCCCTTTGTTATCACAACTACATCTGCAAGCTTTAACATTGGTCCTATCTTTCTTGGAGTATTTATTCCACTTAAATTATCTATTACACAAACTGCCTTTATATCTTTTAAATATGGAGAACATCTGTTACATAATCCAGCACTCTCTGTTATCAATAAATCTAGTTCATTTTTTTTACCCCATTGCACCACTTCTTCTATATTACTTGCAAAGAAATGATCAGGACAAACTGAACCTGATAAACCTTTTTTTACCGGTACTCCCACTTTTTCATATAGTACATCATCATCTGTATATAGACAGTCGAATTTGACTATGCCCACTTTCAATCCCTTCTGCTTAAAACTTTCTATTGTTTTTATGATAAGTGATGTTTTCCCAGATGATGGTGGTCCTGACACTGTTATAAGTTTCATTCTTCATTTGCTCCTTCATTAAATAAACTTTCACATTCTTTAATTAATTTCCCCATATCATTGCCATAAATAAAATCCCAGCCTATCCATAACATAGGTCTTCCATTAATCGGATTTTTTACTTTAGGATGTACACTTGGAAACAGTCCTTGATTTGCTAGTACATTTCCAACTGTTTCCCCACTCATATATTTTATAACTTTCTCCAATTCTTTAGCCTTATCTGCCTTAGTCAACATAAATATTGGCGATATTATAGCTCCCTCTTTTGGCCAAATAACTTCCTTAGCTCCTTTTTCTGGTACCATCTTTGAGAAGAAATATGGCATAATTGTCACCACCGGCTCTTTTGCTTCTATCATCTGTGCAGGGTGTAGATTTGAAAGTAAAGATCTGCCCAAATTTTTAACTCCTTCTCTTCCGTATAATTTAAAAATATGGATTAGAATTGAGTTAAATAAATCAAAGTCAGCTATAGGTAGTGATACAGATTTTGCAAATTCTGGTTTTAAAATATCCTCCCAAGATAAAGGTTTTTCCCTATCGCCTAATAAAGCCTTATTTACTATAAAGATTGCAGGAACTACACCTATCATAGAATAGTCCCCTCTTGGATCTTTAAGAGAAATATTTTCATTTTCAAAATCTTCATTATATTTTTCAATACCTGTCAAATCTTTAAATATCCCTTGAGTCTTAAATTTTCCCATTAAGTCCTTATCAAAAAATAAATCAAAACCTGCTGAAATAAACATATCCGCTAATTTATCTATATCATTCTTATCTATAACTTCATCTTTTATCCAGCCTAAACCTGAATATGCTGCCTTCAATTCATATTTTAGCTTTATATCCTTATTATCTGAAAGATATTTTTCAAAGCCCTCAAGAAGAGGAATTCTTACTGGGCAAGGTAAAAGCCCCATAAGAGATACCTCTTTATCAGTATTGTCATCTCTTTTAACTCCATCAATGGCTTGTTTTAACAAACTAATAAATACATCCACATCTTCTTTTTTTATCATCATAGCTTTTTCTAAAGATATATCTGCAAGCTTTTCTAAAACTACTTGGTTTTCCATCCCTTTAAATCCTATATTTTTAAATACTGGAATTGTTTCTGGATATTTTTCTACTATAGTTTTTATACTCATTGCTTTACTTAAATACATTTTTTATTCTCCTCTCAAAATTAAAAATTTTCAGAATTTATTTTTAATTTATTATACTATGTCTTTAAAAAAAAAATCGTAACATATGTTACGATTTTTTTATTCTTATTTAAGTTTTAATAGATGACCCATTCTATCTTTTTTAGTTTTCAAATATAATCTATTTACTTTGTTATGTTCAATTTCAATTTCTTCTCTTTCTATAACCTCAATTCCATATTCTCGTAAACCTTCTATTTTCAATGGATTATTAGTTATAAGTTTAACAGATTTTACTTTCAATGCTTTTAACATCTGGGCTGCCACTGCATAATCTCTCATATCTGCACCAAAACCAAGATGTAAATTTGCGTCTAAAGTATCTAAGCCTTGTTCTTGCAAATTATAAGCTCTCATTTTATTTAGAAGACCTATACCCCTTCCTTCTTGCCTTAAATATAAAACTATTCCTAGACCTTGTTTTTCTATTCTTCTCATAGCAGTCTTTAATTGTGAACCACAATCACATCTTAGTGAACCTAAAATATCCCCTGTAAAACACTCTGAATGTATTCTTACAGGTACTGCCTCCTTATTTTTTACATCGCCTTTAACAAGTGCTATATGCTCTTTTCCATCTATATTATTTTCAAAGCCTACCATCCTGAATGTACCGCTATCAGTTGGCATATTTGTTTCTACTTCTATTCTCATAAGTTGTTCCGTTTTTTTTCTGTATTTTATCAAATCTTCTATAGTTATGATTTTTAGATTGTGCTCTTTTGCAAATATTTCCAAGTCTGGCATTCTTGACATTGTTCCATCTTCATTTAAAATTTCACAAATAACCCCAACGGGAGCTAAACCTGCTATTTTACATAGATCAACTGCTGCCTCAGTATGCCCTTGTCTTTCAATAACTCCACCTTTTTTAGCTGTCAATGGGAATATGTGGCCCGGTCTTGTAAAATCTTCTGCCTTTACATTTTCATCTGCTAATTTTTGAATTGTTAGAAGCCTGTCAGCTATTGAAATTCCTGTAGTTGTCCCATATTTATAATCAACACTTACTGTAAAAGCTGTACATTTAGCATCTGTATTATTAGCTGTCATCTGTTCTAAGAATAATCTTTTAGCATAGTCTTCTGCAAGGGGTGCACAAATAAGTCCTCTTCCATATTTTGCCATAAAATCAATTCCATCATAATTAGCTTTTTCGGCAGCTAAAAATAAATCTCCCTCATTTTCCCTATTTTCATCATCAACAACAATTACAGGAATACCTTTTTTTATATCCTCCAATGCTGCTTCTATTGTCTGAATCATCTTTCCTCCTAAAAACCATTTTCTAGTAAAAATTCTTTGGTTATCCTATTTTCTTTCTTTTCATCTTGATTTGCAAAAAAATAAAATCTTTCTATATATTTGCCTATTAAGTCTGTTTCTATATTTACTATGTCCCCAACTTTTTTAGCCCCTAATGTTATTGCATCCTGACTATGTGGAATCAATGAAACCCCAAAACTTTCATCTTTTAAAAGCATTACAGTTAAACTTGCACCATCAATTGTAACTCTTCCCTTTTCAACTATATATTTCATATACTTTTTTTCTATTCTTATTTCATAAATTTTTGCTATCCCCTCTTTTGTAATAGCAATTATTTCAGCCTCACAGTCCACATCTCCTGTAACAAGATGTCCACCTAAAGGAGTTGAAAGAGTAATTGATTTTTCTAAATTTATCATATCGCCTGATTTTAAGTTTTTTAAATTGGATCTTTTCATAGTTTCAAACATACAATCTGCTATAAAGTGCTTATCTGAATATTCAACGACAGTTAGGCAGACTCCGTTTGTTGCAATACTATCTCCTATTTTTACATCTTTTAAAACCTTATTTGCTTTAATTTTTATTTTAATAGATTTATCTGTTTTACTTACAGATATCACTTCTCCTATTTCTTCTACTAAGCCTGTAAACATTTTTCACTTCCTATTTAAAAAATTCAACAGAAATATTATCTCCATAAAGATTAAATTTAGGATTTGGTAATTTAAAAATCTCATTTATATTTTCAAATTCAAAACCATTTATAAAAGGTATTGCTTCCTTATCCCCTAAAATTTTAGGAGCTATAAATATCTCGCCCCCATCTATTACACCTTCTTTAAAAGCATTGGAAATTAATGTACTTCCTCCCTCTAAAAGAACTGAATCTATAGCTAATTTACCAAGTTCCTTTAGAATATCCTCCATTTTAAATTTATCTCCTACTAGATAAATAAACTTTACATTCATTTTTTCAAATTCTTTAATTTTTTCCTTTTTATCTTTTTCATTTTTTTTAGATACTATAAGTATGGCTTTATTGTCTCTAAAATTTAAAAGTTTTGCATTTTTTTCTATGTCAAAATTGGGATCTATAACTATTCTAAATGGATTTCTTGGATTCTCACATCTTGAATCTAAACTTGGGTTATCCTTTAAAACAGTATTTATTCCAATCATTATCCCCATATATTTAGTTCTCAGTTTCTGAACTTTTTCTCTTGCTATCTCATTTGTTATCCATTTTGAATTGCCACTTCTCGTTGCAATTTTTCCGTCCAATGTTATCCCACATTTCAAAAATAAATAAGGAATTTTTTTTGTAATGTACTTAAAAAATACTCTGTTTATTTCGTAGGACTTATCAGCTAAAAGTCCTATCTCAACTTCTATACCAACTTCCTTTAGGTATTTTATTCCCTTTCCCGATACCAAAGGATTGGGATCTAAAACTGATACAAAACATTTTTTTATTCCACTATCAACTATTTTTTTAACACAGGGTGGAGTTTTTCCATAATGTGAACAAGGCTCCAAGGTAATATAAAGAACTGCTCCCTCCGCTTCTTTTCCTGCCATTTCTAAGGCATAAACTTCCGCATGTGAATCTCCATATTTTTTATGCCAACCCTCACCAACTATTTTTCCGTTTTTTACTACAACTGCACCAACTAAAGGATTGGGATTTACTCGCCCTTCTCCTAATTTGGCTAGTTCAATAGCTTTTTCCATATAATCTTTATCATTCATAAAATACTCTCCTATAAGAGTTTATAAGACTTTTCTAAATTTCTTTTAAAAGATTTACCATTTCTATTGCAGTCATTGCAGCATCTGCACCTTTATTTCCTGCCTTTGTTCCTGCTCTTTCGATTGCTTCTTCTATTGAATTTGTAGTAAGCACTCCGAAAATTACTGGTATTTCAGAATCTAAAGCCACATGTGCTACACCTTTAGATACTTCAGCACAAACATAATCAAAATGTGGCGTAGAACCTTTAATTACAGCACCTAATGTTATTATTACATCATATTTATTACTTGCTGCTAATTTTTTAGCTGCAAGTGGAATTTCAAAAGCCCCGGGTACCCATACAAGTGAAATATCTTTTTCTTCAACTTCATGTCTTTTTAAAATATCTTCAGCTCCTCCAATTAATTTTGATGTTATAAATTCATTGAATCTAGCTGCAACTATGGCTACTTTTATTCCGTTTCCTGCCAATTTTCCTTCTAATATTCTCATTTTATGTCCTCCTACTAAACTCTATATTTTTAAATTTTATAAATTAATTTAACTTTGTTATTCTATATATTGAAAATATCATTATTGCTGCACTCACAACTTGCACAGGGCTTAATAAATTCCCATTAATCAGATAATCAAATATCACACTAGAAACAGGAAAGGAAAGCTCACAAATTGTTGAAACCTTAGCAGTTATATTTCTTAAACCTAGATAATACAACATAATAGCTCCACTTCCTGTTGTTCCTGCTATTATGAAAATCACTAACCACTCATTTGCTGTCACTGTTTTTAGTGCTACAAAACCATTGTTAAAAAGAGTTATTATAAACATAATAATGGATGTCATTGAATATCTTAAATAAATTGCTGTTCTAAAAGAAGCATTCTTTAAGATTTTTTTACCAAATACTGTCGCACTTCCAAAAGAAAAGGCCGCAAGTAATGAATAGAAAGCTGCAAGAGGCAGATTTTCTCCAACATTTATTTCAGGTAAATTAAATTGGAATGTTAGAAAATATCCTCCTATCAAAGCTAAAGCTCCCCAAAATAAATAATCTCCTTTTAATCTTTCACCTAAAATAATTCTAGCTAAAATTATTGCAAATATAGGCTGTAATTTTTGTAATAACGTAACTACAGTTAAATGTTTAAAATTTACTAAAAATAAAGCTTTTACTATGGATAAAGTTCCTAAACTTCCTCCAAATAGTGCTATACAAAAGAAATAAATCAAATCACTTCTGCTTATATATTTAATATTTTTTATTTCTTTCTTCCCAAATATTAAAGACATTCCTACAAAAGGAATGAAGTGTAAAATAAATACTACAAATGGTACATTTAGATGAAATAATCTAGGCGTTAAAACTACTCCGTCAAAGCCCCACATACTTGCTGCTAAACATACAAGAAGAGCTCCTTTAAGTTCTTTTTTCATTTTGTTCCTCCAAAATTGATTGTATAAATATTTTTATTTATTTTAAATTTTTATAACTCTAATGTTTTCTTCGAGCTAAAGCTCTCGAAATTCACTGAGTTTCACATTTGGTTATCTAAGGAAAATTTTCATTTCTCAGAAATTCAATTTCAATAAAATAGCACGATAACCATTAGTAAAATTTTAGTGTTTGCTTCTCTCATACTTCGCTAGCAATTCACTAAATTTTCTTGGAAATATTAGTAAAGGTGAAACTTTTACTTAAATTTCTTTTGATACTGTGAAACAGTATACATTTGGTTATCTTAGAGAAAATTTCAATCCTACAGATTTCATTTTCTCTAAGATAATCATAAAAAAAAGCCCGAAAAATAATTCGGGCATGCAATACAAAATAAAAAAAGATTACCTCTCCCATCCAGACTATACTGTCGGTTTTGGAATTTCACCAAATCAAAGTATTCAAAGAATACTCTCGTGGACTATACCACCGGTCGGGAATTTCACCCTGCCCCGAAGAATTTTTTTAAAATTTATTTAATTATAGTTAAACTATAATATTTATTTGTTTATTTGTCAACTAAATTTTTATAAGTTCCCATGCACTTATAAGTTTATCTAAGTTCCAAGCTGCATTTGCAGGGCTTGTTGAGGGAAGTGTTATTGCTTGAATTTTTATTAAAGGCTCTGTATACTTCTTATATAGCTCTGCCGCTTTTTTCCCATTTACAAAAATTTTTTGAATTTTTGAATTTTCAAGTATTTCTCTCAAATCATTTACCTTTACATTTGTAATGCTACTATCAGATGAACCCTTTATTTCACATGAAGCAATTACATCCCAAGCTGCAATACGATGTTTTAGTAGAAATTTTCTTTTTTCTTCTTTTGTTTCTGGGAATTTGTCATCAAAAATAGCTGATATAACCTTCCAAAACCTATTTTGCGGATGTCCATAAAAGTAGCCATATTCCCTTGATTTAACTGAAGGAAAAGAACCCAGTATTAAAATTTTTGAGTTTTTATCATAAGTTGCCGGTATTGGATGTTCTATAATTGTTTTCATTCTATTTCTTCTCTTTCATTTTAAAACTTCAGATAATTTTTGATATTTTCCATTATGTGGATTAAAGACTCTCAAGACCTTTCCCTTTGTTTCTAAAAAAGAATCCAGACCTTTTAAAAAAGCTCTCTCATCTTCGCTTAGAGAATGGAAATCATAAATAATTTTTATTTCCTTATCTTTTTTAAAATATAAAAAGTACTCATCAATTTCTCCATCAGCCCAACCATCTTCCTTATACCATTTTTTTAGAGTCATATACTCCTCTATACTCATTCCCTTAGCAGCTATTGAAATTTGCTTTAACAAATACTCTACTCTTGCTATATCACCGCTTAAATCAGGTGGATAGCCATATTCGTCATCTGCTAAAATAAAATTATGAAAATCTTCTAAAAAAGTTCTACTTTTTTCAGATAAATCACCAATAATATGATGGTAGTATTCACTTAAAACTTTAAAGTAAAGAACCGACATCTCTCCTCCTAATCTGCGAATTATTTCTTATTTTTTCACTTATAAGGAATATTTCCTTATTTTTTAATACTTTATTTTTATATGTATGATTTTTTTAATTTTTCGGACATATTAAAAATTAACTTGTGGTGTTATTCTTGCTATATCATCCGCTTTAAATAACTCTGCTAAACGATAGTTAAATAAACCTGCAAAAATACTTGCCGGAAACATTTGAATTGTTTGGTTATATTCTGTCACAGTGTCATTATAGAATTGACGTGCAAATCTAATTTTATTTTCAAGTTCAACTAACTGAGCTTGTAAATTTTCAAAGCTTGTATTTGCCTTTAGTTCAGGATAAGCTTCTGAAACAGCAAATAATCTTCCTAAAAATCCAGTTAATTGATTGTTAGCTTCCATTTTTGCTTCAGGTGTTGTTGCATTTTGGAAGTTTGATCTAGCTCTTGCTATCCCATCAAAAGTTTCCTTCTCATGCTTTGCATAGCCTTTCACAGTTTCTACAAAATTTGGAATTAAGTTAAATCTATTTTCTAACTGTACATCAATTTGACTCCAAGCATTTTTCACTCTATTATCCAAAACTACAAACTTATTTTTATAACTTATTGCCAAAACACCTAAAACTACTATTATTCCTAATACTATGCCCAATATTGCCATTTTTTCCTCCTAATTTTTTTTATTAAATCTTTTTATTATAGCTAATTTTATTTTCACTTTTTTAAAATGCTCCACCGCCACCACGAGAGCCGCCACCACCTGATGAGCCAGAGCTAAAACCGCCACCACCACCAGACGAACTAGATCTTCTGCTTTTTGAAATGCTTGTCATTGAACGGTTATAAGTACTTCTAGTGACATTATTTATACTTTTTGCGAAACTTCCTTTAGAATACAAATCCATAAGTGATAATGTTCCTAAAGCATTTGCATTGGTTGATGACGGAGCTGGTACTTGTCCCATTTCCAAAGCTTTTTTATATGCTTTTACAACTTTCTCCGATACTCCCATTGCAACAGCATAGACAAAATACTGTTCCCATAAATGAATTGAATTTATTTTAGCTTCTTCAAGTTGTGAATAATCCTCTAAAAAATTTTTGAATGCTCCCCATCTAGCCTTAGCTTTTTGTAGTTCATCAGCTGGTCTTTTTACACCTAAAGCTGAAATTATCAATATAAAGCCCATTAAAGCCAATAACATAAAAATAGGATTTTCAAATACTGATACATGAAGAATAGAACCTACAAAAAATGCTAAACCTATTAAAAAGAATAGTCCTCCTTTTAAAAAACCTAGCCTTTCATAAGTAAAATTTTTCTTATCCAATAATGATAAAACACTATATTGCCATTTTTCAAATTTTTTAGCAACACTTAAAGGAAGTCTACTTCCTTTTATATCTTCTAAAACAACAGATTTTCCATTTCCAAAATCATTAAAATATATATCCGCAATTATTTTCTCTTGAGCTGTTAAATCTACATTCTCTTTAAGAGTTAATTTATTTTTACCCGCCTCTTCATCAAGAATTACAATTTTTCTTCTAATTAAATCAAGTAAGGTTGCTAATATCTCCTGATTATTAGGAAAATCTGTTACTATAGTTCCTGCTAAACTTGGAGAATAATCATCAGGCAACTCTCTTAAATACTTACCATACATACCCTTATATTTATTTTTTTTCTTAAATTTTCTATGTATATAGTACATAATAATTACCCAGATAGATACTTCAGCACCAAAAACAGATTTCTCATGTTTTTTTAACTTATTTAAAGCTTCTTCCCTTTTAAGAGCCTTTTCTCTAATGGCGTTTGCTTCATCTGCAAGTTCCTTCTCCATATTTAAAAGTTCTTGCTTCATATTTTTATGAATTATATTATTTTTATTAAACTCCGAAAAAATCTCAGGTTCCATCAGTATATGTGCTTCAACAAAATCTCCAGGATAGTAATCTTCTAAGCTGTATTGAATTACATTATTTTCTTTTACAATGTCCCCAGTAAGTGGACCATGACCAAAGGCAAGTATTTTAGAATTGTCATAAGCTTTATCAACTGGAGTCCATATTTGTACAAGTACATTAGATATTGACTGTTGCCAATTTTGCCCTACCATTTTCCTATTGAATTGTGCAACATCATCATATACTTTTACTGCCTCCGGCAATTTATAAACAAAGGCAAAAGCTCTTGTGTTATTTTTATTTTTTGAATATAATTTTATTTTATACAAACCATCATTCTCACTTATTTCATATCTGGAAGGTTCAACTTCCTTATACTTATACTTTCCATCTTTCTCTCCAATGTCTTCAAAAACTTTTAAAGATGTAATTTCTCCATAGCCTTTAGCATCTATGTCAAAAAGAATTCCATTAATTTCATCTATGTCATATACTATATTTTCATGTACTTCCATAGAGCCATCTTTTTTTAAAACTCCAATAATAGAAAGATTTGATATTCTATAACTAGCTGAAAACGTTATAAAACTTGTAAACAAAAAAAGTAATATTAATAAAAACTTTTTTCTTTTCATCTTTTTCCTCCAGTTTTAATCTGTTTTATTTTCATAATATCATAATTGAAAAAATTTAACAATCTTTCATCTGTAATTAATTATAAATTCTAAATAAAAATGGAACTGTTGTATTTTAAAATTTAATTTACAACAGCTCCTTTTAATTTACTTTTTAAAATTTTTTAAGCCTTCTTATAATTTTTCATTTTTCCATTTCTTTTTCAACAAAATCCTTAGCATCTTTGAAAAATTTTTTTACTTTCTTAAAAAAACTTGTTTTCTTTTCATAATTTTTTTCATTTAGACTTTCTTCAAATTTATGTAACAAATCTTTTTGTTTATCAGATAAATTTCTTGGAGTCTCTATAATAATTTTTACAATTATATCTCCTTTATATCCACTTCTTAGAGATTTTATACCTTCACCTCTAACTCTTAAAGATTTACCACTTTCTATGCCTTCAGGTATTTTAATAGTTTTTTTGCCAGTTAAAGTAGGTATTTCTACTTCTCCACCTAAAACTGCCATCGAGTATGATATAGGAATTTCACAGTATAAGTCATCTTCATCTCTTTCAAAAATTTCATGTCTTTTTATTTTAATAAGAACATATAAATCTCCATTAGGTCCACCACTTGTGCTTGCATCTCCAAGTCCAGAAAGTCTTAATTTTTGTCCGTCATCTATACCGGCTGGAATATTTACTTTTCTTTCTACAGTTTCTCTTTCCACTCCACTTCCATGACAGACTTTACATTTCTTCTCTGGAATTTCTCCTCTACCATGACAGTCCGGACAGACAGTTTGAGATTGCATAACTCCTAAAATTGTTCTTTGTTGAGTTAATATATGTCC includes:
- a CDS encoding DMT family transporter, translating into MKKELKGALLVCLAASMWGFDGVVLTPRLFHLNVPFVVFILHFIPFVGMSLIFGKKEIKNIKYISRSDLIYFFCIALFGGSLGTLSIVKALFLVNFKHLTVVTLLQKLQPIFAIILARIILGERLKGDYLFWGALALIGGYFLTFQFNLPEINVGENLPLAAFYSLLAAFSFGSATVFGKKILKNASFRTAIYLRYSMTSIIMFIITLFNNGFVALKTVTANEWLVIFIIAGTTGSGAIMLYYLGLRNITAKVSTICELSFPVSSVIFDYLINGNLLSPVQVVSAAIMIFSIYRITKLN
- a CDS encoding DNA-deoxyinosine glycosylase: MKTIIEHPIPATYDKNSKILILGSFPSVKSREYGYFYGHPQNRFWKVISAIFDDKFPETKEEKRKFLLKHRIAAWDVIASCEIKGSSDSSITNVKVNDLREILENSKIQKIFVNGKKAAELYKKYTEPLIKIQAITLPSTSPANAAWNLDKLISAWELIKI
- a CDS encoding DUF2207 family protein, with the protein product MKRKKFLLILLFLFTSFITFSASYRISNLSIIGVLKKDGSMEVHENIVYDIDEINGILFDIDAKGYGEITSLKVFEDIGEKDGKYKYKEVEPSRYEISENDGLYKIKLYSKNKNNTRAFAFVYKLPEAVKVYDDVAQFNRKMVGQNWQQSISNVLVQIWTPVDKAYDNSKILAFGHGPLTGDIVKENNVIQYSLEDYYPGDFVEAHILMEPEIFSEFNKNNIIHKNMKQELLNMEKELADEANAIREKALKREEALNKLKKHEKSVFGAEVSIWVIIMYYIHRKFKKKNKYKGMYGKYLRELPDDYSPSLAGTIVTDFPNNQEILATLLDLIRRKIVILDEEAGKNKLTLKENVDLTAQEKIIADIYFNDFGNGKSVVLEDIKGSRLPLSVAKKFEKWQYSVLSLLDKKNFTYERLGFLKGGLFFLIGLAFFVGSILHVSVFENPIFMLLALMGFILIISALGVKRPADELQKAKARWGAFKNFLEDYSQLEEAKINSIHLWEQYFVYAVAMGVSEKVVKAYKKALEMGQVPAPSSTNANALGTLSLMDLYSKGSFAKSINNVTRSTYNRSMTSISKSRRSSSSGGGGGFSSGSSGGGGSRGGGGAF
- the ribH gene encoding 6,7-dimethyl-8-ribityllumazine synthase, with the protein product MRILEGKLAGNGIKVAIVAARFNEFITSKLIGGAEDILKRHEVEEKDISLVWVPGAFEIPLAAKKLAASNKYDVIITLGAVIKGSTPHFDYVCAEVSKGVAHVALDSEIPVIFGVLTTNSIEEAIERAGTKAGNKGADAAMTAIEMVNLLKEI
- the ribD gene encoding bifunctional diaminohydroxyphosphoribosylaminopyrimidine deaminase/5-amino-6-(5-phosphoribosylamino)uracil reductase RibD, translating into MNDKDYMEKAIELAKLGEGRVNPNPLVGAVVVKNGKIVGEGWHKKYGDSHAEVYALEMAGKEAEGAVLYITLEPCSHYGKTPPCVKKIVDSGIKKCFVSVLDPNPLVSGKGIKYLKEVGIEVEIGLLADKSYEINRVFFKYITKKIPYLFLKCGITLDGKIATRSGNSKWITNEIAREKVQKLRTKYMGIMIGINTVLKDNPSLDSRCENPRNPFRIVIDPNFDIEKNAKLLNFRDNKAILIVSKKNEKDKKEKIKEFEKMNVKFIYLVGDKFKMEDILKELGKLAIDSVLLEGGSTLISNAFKEGVIDGGEIFIAPKILGDKEAIPFINGFEFENINEIFKLPNPKFNLYGDNISVEFFK
- a CDS encoding ABC transporter substrate-binding protein, yielding MYLSKAMSIKTIVEKYPETIPVFKNIGFKGMENQVVLEKLADISLEKAMMIKKEDVDVFISLLKQAIDGVKRDDNTDKEVSLMGLLPCPVRIPLLEGFEKYLSDNKDIKLKYELKAAYSGLGWIKDEVIDKNDIDKLADMFISAGFDLFFDKDLMGKFKTQGIFKDLTGIEKYNEDFENENISLKDPRGDYSMIGVVPAIFIVNKALLGDREKPLSWEDILKPEFAKSVSLPIADFDLFNSILIHIFKLYGREGVKNLGRSLLSNLHPAQMIEAKEPVVTIMPYFFSKMVPEKGAKEVIWPKEGAIISPIFMLTKADKAKELEKVIKYMSGETVGNVLANQGLFPSVHPKVKNPINGRPMLWIGWDFIYGNDMGKLIKECESLFNEGANEE
- a CDS encoding riboflavin synthase; this translates as MFTGLVEEIGEVISVSKTDKSIKIKIKANKVLKDVKIGDSIATNGVCLTVVEYSDKHFIADCMFETMKRSNLKNLKSGDMINLEKSITLSTPLGGHLVTGDVDCEAEIIAITKEGIAKIYEIRIEKKYMKYIVEKGRVTIDGASLTVMLLKDESFGVSLIPHSQDAITLGAKKVGDIVNIETDLIGKYIERFYFFANQDEKKENRITKEFLLENGF
- a CDS encoding GTP-binding protein, translated to MKLITVSGPPSSGKTSLIIKTIESFKQKGLKVGIVKFDCLYTDDDVLYEKVGVPVKKGLSGSVCPDHFFASNIEEVVQWGKKNELDLLITESAGLCNRCSPYLKDIKAVCVIDNLSGINTPRKIGPMLKLADVVVITKGDIVSQAEREVFASRVQAVNPKAAIIHINGLTGQGTYEFASLIMDENEEIDTVMERKLRFPLPSAVCSYCLGETRIGNTYQLGNIRKINFDE
- a CDS encoding bifunctional 3,4-dihydroxy-2-butanone-4-phosphate synthase/GTP cyclohydrolase II: MIQTIEAALEDIKKGIPVIVVDDENRENEGDLFLAAEKANYDGIDFMAKYGRGLICAPLAEDYAKRLFLEQMTANNTDAKCTAFTVSVDYKYGTTTGISIADRLLTIQKLADENVKAEDFTRPGHIFPLTAKKGGVIERQGHTEAAVDLCKIAGLAPVGVICEILNEDGTMSRMPDLEIFAKEHNLKIITIEDLIKYRKKTEQLMRIEVETNMPTDSGTFRMVGFENNIDGKEHIALVKGDVKNKEAVPVRIHSECFTGDILGSLRCDCGSQLKTAMRRIEKQGLGIVLYLRQEGRGIGLLNKMRAYNLQEQGLDTLDANLHLGFGADMRDYAVAAQMLKALKVKSVKLITNNPLKIEGLREYGIEVIEREEIEIEHNKVNRLYLKTKKDRMGHLLKLK
- a CDS encoding LemA family protein, whose product is MAILGIVLGIIVVLGVLAISYKNKFVVLDNRVKNAWSQIDVQLENRFNLIPNFVETVKGYAKHEKETFDGIARARSNFQNATTPEAKMEANNQLTGFLGRLFAVSEAYPELKANTSFENLQAQLVELENKIRFARQFYNDTVTEYNQTIQMFPASIFAGLFNYRLAELFKADDIARITPQVNF
- the dnaJ gene encoding molecular chaperone DnaJ — translated: MAKRDYYEVLGIDKGASEGDIKKAYRKAAMKYHPDKFTNASDKEKKEAEEKFKEANEAYQVLSDPEKKQKYDQFGHAAFEQGGGFSGAGFDFGDIFGDIFGSGFGGGFSGFGGFGGGSSGRSYVEAGADLRYTLEISLEEAAQGVEKKIKYKRTGKCSACDGTGAEDKHLKTCPRCNGKGHILTQQRTILGVMQSQTVCPDCHGRGEIPEKKCKVCHGSGVERETVERKVNIPAGIDDGQKLRLSGLGDASTSGGPNGDLYVLIKIKRHEIFERDEDDLYCEIPISYSMAVLGGEVEIPTLTGKKTIKIPEGIESGKSLRVRGEGIKSLRSGYKGDIIVKIIIETPRNLSDKQKDLLHKFEESLNEKNYEKKTSFFKKVKKFFKDAKDFVEKEMEK